From the genome of Candidatus Promineifilum breve, one region includes:
- a CDS encoding ester cyclase, translated as MNNLETLKAAHDAFSRHDLDAVIADMRPDVVVYGYAGGQRLPSAAAVAQFLSQYYAMSSDIRLVDADYLAAGNKVIAQFRAVGTQDGPFLGFPATGRAFSLDVAEVWTFDEDGRAVEGHNYGDTLGLLMQLGHMPVPA; from the coding sequence ATGAACAATCTTGAAACCCTCAAAGCCGCCCACGACGCCTTCAGCCGCCACGACCTCGACGCCGTCATCGCCGACATGCGCCCCGATGTCGTCGTCTATGGCTACGCCGGCGGCCAGCGCCTGCCCTCGGCCGCCGCCGTGGCCCAATTCCTGAGCCAGTACTACGCCATGTCGTCCGACATCCGCCTCGTCGATGCCGACTACCTGGCCGCCGGCAACAAGGTCATCGCCCAGTTCCGCGCCGTCGGCACCCAGGATGGCCCCTTCCTCGGCTTCCCCGCCACCGGCCGCGCCTTCTCCCTCGACGTGGCCGAAGTCTGGACCTTTGACGAAGACGGCCGCGCCGTCGAAGGCCACAACTACGGCGACACCCTCGGCCTGCTCATGCAACTGGGTCATATGCCTGTACCGGCCTGA
- a CDS encoding DNA methyltransferase, with amino-acid sequence MVELIWDGKYDAQGRRVAPLRLKLPFQTVETVNESTETRQRSLFGPARHSEWRNRLIWGDKKYVLPALLDEFAGKVDLIYIDPPFATGADFSFQVEVEGEEFTKEASIIEQKAYRDTWGRGDDSYLQWFNETIILLHELLTYKGSLYVHLDWHMVHYAQVVLDEVFGRGNFVNQIVWHYYNKFQGNINHFPANHDLILWYRKGEKFVFIPQYEKRDKPVKQLKRAWDKEKEAIVNVKDEAGKVIYQESTTRRVDDVWRLSMLQPADKTENLGYPTQKPEALLERIINASSNENDLILDCFAGSGTTAAVAEKLGRRWITCDLGRFAVHTTRKRLLGIPNVRPFVVQNLGKYERQAWQAAEFGNAERAAEINGRYRRFILDLYGARPIEGYNWLHGLKGGRMVHVGPVDSPISPADVTQIAIEFRKAIGRGQDAPALAAVDVLGWDFAFELNEVARQQAEAANLNVRFVRIPREVLEQKAVDQGDIRFFELAALAVDVHVETGRRPVSTDDAHNHVETGRRPVSTKGGDNQMETGRRPVSTADVTLKLTDFVIPPDDVPDDVQRAISHWAQWIDYWAVDWDNRGDTFHNMWQTYRTRGKKKGGEALQLQTTHRYEQPGDYTIMVKVIDILGNDTTKTVKVTVL; translated from the coding sequence ATGGTCGAATTAATCTGGGACGGCAAATACGACGCGCAGGGCCGCCGCGTGGCCCCCTTGCGCCTGAAGCTCCCCTTCCAGACCGTGGAAACGGTCAACGAAAGCACCGAAACGCGCCAGCGCTCCCTCTTCGGCCCCGCCCGCCACAGCGAATGGCGCAACCGCCTCATCTGGGGCGACAAGAAATACGTCCTGCCCGCCCTGCTCGATGAGTTCGCCGGCAAGGTGGATTTGATCTATATCGACCCGCCATTTGCCACGGGGGCGGATTTTTCGTTTCAGGTAGAAGTTGAGGGAGAGGAGTTTACAAAAGAAGCAAGCATTATTGAACAGAAGGCATATCGCGATACTTGGGGACGTGGCGATGATAGCTACCTTCAATGGTTCAATGAAACAATTATTTTGCTCCATGAATTGCTAACATATAAGGGTAGCCTCTATGTGCATCTAGATTGGCACATGGTTCATTATGCACAGGTTGTTCTAGATGAAGTCTTTGGACGGGGTAACTTCGTTAATCAAATTGTTTGGCATTACTACAATAAGTTTCAGGGCAACATTAATCACTTTCCTGCAAACCATGACCTTATACTATGGTATCGTAAAGGCGAAAAATTCGTGTTCATTCCTCAATATGAGAAACGTGACAAACCTGTAAAACAACTAAAAAGAGCATGGGATAAAGAAAAAGAAGCCATCGTAAATGTAAAGGACGAGGCAGGAAAAGTAATATATCAAGAATCGACGACAAGAAGGGTGGATGACGTTTGGCGGCTTTCGATGCTCCAACCAGCAGATAAGACGGAGAATCTTGGCTACCCCACCCAAAAACCCGAAGCCCTTCTCGAACGCATCATCAACGCCTCCTCCAACGAAAACGACCTCATCCTCGACTGCTTCGCCGGCAGCGGCACCACCGCCGCCGTGGCCGAGAAGCTGGGCCGGCGCTGGATCACCTGCGACCTGGGCCGCTTCGCCGTCCACACCACCCGCAAGCGGCTGCTGGGCATTCCCAACGTGCGGCCGTTCGTCGTCCAGAACCTGGGCAAATACGAGCGGCAGGCCTGGCAGGCGGCCGAATTCGGCAACGCGGAACGGGCGGCCGAGATCAACGGCCGCTACCGCCGCTTCATCCTCGACCTCTACGGGGCGCGGCCCATCGAGGGCTACAACTGGCTCCACGGCCTGAAGGGCGGCCGCATGGTCCACGTCGGCCCGGTCGATTCACCCATCAGCCCGGCCGACGTGACCCAGATCGCCATCGAATTTCGCAAGGCCATCGGCCGCGGCCAGGATGCGCCGGCCCTGGCCGCCGTCGACGTGCTGGGCTGGGACTTCGCCTTCGAGCTAAATGAGGTTGCCCGCCAGCAGGCCGAGGCCGCCAACCTCAACGTGCGCTTCGTGCGCATCCCGCGCGAGGTGCTGGAGCAGAAGGCCGTCGATCAGGGCGACATCCGCTTCTTTGAATTGGCCGCCCTGGCCGTGGATGTACATGTAGAGACGGGTCGGCGACCCGTCTCCACCGACGATGCGCACAACCACGTAGAGACGGGTCGCCGACCCGTCTCTACCAAGGGTGGGGATAATCAAATGGAGACGGGTCGGCGACCCGTCTCTACGGCCGACGTCACCCTGAAACTGACCGATTTCGTCATCCCGCCCGACGATGTGCCCGACGACGTGCAGCGGGCCATCAGCCATTGGGCGCAATGGATCGACTATTGGGCCGTCGATTGGGACAACCGCGGCGATACGTTCCACAACATGTGGCAGACCTACCGCACGCGCGGCAAGAAAAAGGGCGGCGAGGCATTGCAATTGCAGACCACCCACCGCTATGAACAGCCGGGCGACTACACGATCATGGTCAAGGTGATCGATATTTTGGGGAATGATACGACCAAAACGGTGAAGGTAACGGTATTGTAG